One stretch of Pomacea canaliculata isolate SZHN2017 linkage group LG1, ASM307304v1, whole genome shotgun sequence DNA includes these proteins:
- the LOC112573120 gene encoding uncharacterized protein LOC112573120 isoform X3 gives MKLSIVVVVLVTCSVLVQQSDAWLFWKKGARLSQRGFDGATPDEVAKARTMFKEMDDAVKSGNAAGGNAAGGNAAGGDTTRLKSNVSCCRWKGRRKTSFRESGRSAGGIRRP, from the exons ATGAAGCTGTCCATCGTGGTTGTAGTATTGGTGACTTGTTCTGTGTTGGTGCAGCAGTCGGACGCATGG CTGTTCTGGAAGAAAGGCGCGAGACTGTCGCAGCGGGGCTTTGACGGCGCCACACCCGACGAGGTGGCCAAGGCGCGGACGATGTTCAAGGAGATGGACGATGCTGTCAAAA GTGGTAATGCTGCAGGTGGTAATGCTGCAGGTGGTAATGCTGCAGGTGGTGATACCACTAGACTAAAGTCCAATGTGTCATGCTGCAGGTGGAAGGGGCGCCGTAAAACGAGCTTTCGAGAATCTGGAAGATCAGCTGGAGGAATAAGAAGGCCCTAA
- the LOC112573120 gene encoding circumsporozoite protein-like isoform X1: protein MKLSIVVVVLVTCSVLVQQSDAWLFWKKGARLSQRGFDGATPDEVAKARTMFKEMDDAVKSGNAAGDNAAAGNAAGGNAAGGNAAGGNAAGGDTTRLKSNVSCCRWKGRRKTSFRESGRSAGGIRRP from the exons ATGAAGCTGTCCATCGTGGTTGTAGTATTGGTGACTTGTTCTGTGTTGGTGCAGCAGTCGGACGCATGG CTGTTCTGGAAGAAAGGCGCGAGACTGTCGCAGCGGGGCTTTGACGGCGCCACACCCGACGAGGTGGCCAAGGCGCGGACGATGTTCAAGGAGATGGACGATGCTGTCAAAA GTGGTAATGCTGCAGGTGACAATGCTGCAGCTGGTAATGCTGCAGGTGGTAATGCTGCAGGTGGTAATGCTGCAGGTGGTAATGCTGCAGGTGGTGATACCACTAGACTAAAGTCCAATGTGTCATGCTGCAGGTGGAAGGGGCGCCGTAAAACGAGCTTTCGAGAATCTGGAAGATCAGCTGGAGGAATAAGAAGGCCCTAA
- the LOC112573120 gene encoding uncharacterized protein LOC112573120 isoform X4, with translation MKLSIVVVVLVTCSVLVQQSDAWLFWKKGARLSQRGFDGATPDEVAKARTMFKEMDDAVKSGRGAVKRAFENLEDQLEE, from the exons ATGAAGCTGTCCATCGTGGTTGTAGTATTGGTGACTTGTTCTGTGTTGGTGCAGCAGTCGGACGCATGG CTGTTCTGGAAGAAAGGCGCGAGACTGTCGCAGCGGGGCTTTGACGGCGCCACACCCGACGAGGTGGCCAAGGCGCGGACGATGTTCAAGGAGATGGACGATGCTGTCAAAA GTGGAAGGGGCGCCGTAAAACGAGCTTTCGAGAATCTGGAAGATCAGCTGGAGGAATAA
- the LOC112573120 gene encoding uncharacterized protein LOC112573120 isoform X2, which translates to MKLSIVVVVLVTCSVLVQQSDAWLFWKKGARLSQRGFDGATPDEVAKARTMFKEMDDAVKTGNAAGGNAAGGNAAGGNAAGGDTTRLKSNVSCCRWKGRRKTSFRESGRSAGGIRRP; encoded by the exons ATGAAGCTGTCCATCGTGGTTGTAGTATTGGTGACTTGTTCTGTGTTGGTGCAGCAGTCGGACGCATGG CTGTTCTGGAAGAAAGGCGCGAGACTGTCGCAGCGGGGCTTTGACGGCGCCACACCCGACGAGGTGGCCAAGGCGCGGACGATGTTCAAGGAGATGGACGATGCTGTCAAAA CTGGTAATGCTGCAGGTGGTAATGCTGCAGGTGGTAATGCTGCAGGTGGTAATGCTGCAGGTGGTGATACCACTAGACTAAAGTCCAATGTGTCATGCTGCAGGTGGAAGGGGCGCCGTAAAACGAGCTTTCGAGAATCTGGAAGATCAGCTGGAGGAATAAGAAGGCCCTAA